The Sphingopyxis fribergensis DNA segment GAATTTACCGCTTTGCCCACCATTGCTTCCGCGGTATCGCGCGCGTTCTGATTGCCCTGCGCGATCACTTCCTTCCACTTTTCATTCGTGTAGCAGGTGCGATTCTTCTTCACGAGCGACCCGATCTCCAGCATCTTGCGGCATTTGATATAATAGGGGTGGGTTTGCGGCAGCCCCTCATTATACGCCTTGATCTCGGTCGGCGTCATCGCCGAGGGCGGCTTCGACGGCGGCGCGCGGTCGGCACCGGCTTCGGCGGCAAAAGCGGGCGCGGCGAACAGCGCGGCGGCAACCAATGCGGGCAGAATATGGTTCATGAAATTCCTCCTGCCGCGGGCCCCACCCGCAGCCTCATTGGGATATCATATGGGGCATCGCGGCTTTCGCAAAGCTGAATTTCGGCCGGTGCCAGACGGCCCGAACCCGCGGAACGCCTAGCACGGCACGGCATAACCCGACACGTCGGCCGACGCGAAATAGCGCAGCAGCAGATCGCGTTCGCCCGCTGTCATATGCGGGTTCCACACATCGAAGATCAGCACCGCACGCAGCTCGTCGCTGTCGTTCCACGCCTCATGCTCGATCGTATCGTCAAAGGCGAACGCCTTGCCCTCCTCCCACGCGCGCGTCTCGCCGCCGACGCGAAAGCCGCAGCCCGGCGGAACGATCAACGGCAGGTGGACGATCGCGCGCGTGTTGGTGACGCCCGTGTGCGGCGGGATGCGCGTGTGCGGCTTCAGCATCGAAAAGAAGGCGCTCGGCGCCCGGCCCGGAATGCGCGCTCCGGGGATTGCCGCGAGCGCGGCCGCCGTCGCGGGGCAGCGGTCGAGCACCGGCTGGTTGGCCTCACCAAATTCCCAGAGGAAACAGGCGCCCCAGTCGAGCTTGTTGTCGAGCCCCGACCAGATGGTTTCGGGCGTTCCCGCATCCATCTTCACATAGGGCCGCAGCGCCTCGCCCGGATCGTCGAGCAAAGCCCGTAGTTCGGCGCGGATCGCATCCGTCTGCGCCTCGATTTCGGCGAACCATGGAAAATGGCCGCGGTCGAAAAATTCGTCTGCGGGCAGGAAGGGATAATAGACCCCCGCGCATTCGTTGCGGTAGATGCGCCGGCGGCCAAGCGAGCTGGCGATAAAAGCCTCGCCGCGGCGCGCCTCGGTTTCGGACAGGTCGCCGCGGATCGCGCCGAACGCGCCCGACGCCGCGGCGAACATCGTATCGGTCGCCGCCGCGACAAAAGCGTGCCCGTGCGCGAGCAGTACTTCGAGCGGCGGCGGCACCGGGCTCAGCTGCGCGCCGAGCGCGATAGCCGCACTCCACGCCGCGAGCGCGGCGCCCTTCTCACCCCGCACTTCGTGCCGTTCGGCTTTACGGATCCACGCCATCAGATCGCGGCGATCGATCGCCAAAGCCGCATCCAGCGCGGTCAGTTCGCGCGCGTCGTCGCCGAGCGCGCGCCACGCCGAGGCAAGATTGCGCTGGAGTGCCCCCGACTGCGGATCGCCCGAAATCGCCGCGGCGAAATGCCGCGCCGCCGCCGCCGCGTCCCCGGCTTGCAAGGCTGAAATTCCAAGCCGATTTGCCTCGACGGATGAGGCGGGTGGAGGTGTGCTGGTCATGGCTATGCTTGCCATCGGCCGGGGCAATCGGCAAGGTCGATTGATGATCCCGGAGTCCTCAATTGCTGCCGTTATGCGCGATACCGAATGGCTCGCGCATCGCTACGACCCCGGTCATGACGCCTTTCATTTTCGTCGCGTCGGCCGCGCCAAGCGCGCCGATGTTCCTTTCCTGACCGACCTGCATCTCGGCGAGGAAAAATCGCCCGTCGTGTTGCGCCGCGCCGATTGCCGCACCGCGGCGGAAGACCGGCCGCCGCCGCTGCATTTCCTGTTCCATTCGGCCTATTGCGCCTCGACGATGCTCGCGCAGGCGCTCGACCAGCCGGGCGTCGCGACCAGCCTGTCCGAACCGGTCCTGCTCAACGATATGGTCGGATGGCGGCGCCGGGGCGCCACCCCGCGCGATCATGGCGCGGTGATGGACGATGCGCTGGCCGTGCTCGGACGCGGCTTCACGCCGGACGAGGCGGTGATCGTCAAGCCGTCGAATATTTTCAACCCGCTCGCGCGCGGCGCACTGACGCTGCGGCCGCAGGCGCGCGCGATCCTGCTTCATGCGCCGCTGCGCGATTTCCTGTTATCGGTCGCGCGCAAGGGCATGTGGTGCCGATTGTGGTGCCGCGAGCTGCTCGAAGGCTATCTCGCCGACGCTTATGTGCAGCTCGGGTTCGAGGCGCGCGACTATTTCCGCCAGTCGGACCTGCAGGTCGCGGCGGTGGGCTGGCTCGCGCAGCAACAAGCCTTCGCCGCGCTGCTCGCATGGGCGCCGGACCGGATCGCCTCGCTCGACAGCGAGACATTGACGCGGGCACCGGCGGCGGCGGTCGCAGCAGCGATGGATCATCTGAGGCTCGCGGGCGACCGCGCCGCGATCGCCGATCATCCGGCGCTCGGCCGCAACAGCAAGTCGGGCGCGCCCTTCGCGGCTGGCGAACGCCAGCGCGATCTGGCCGCCGCCGAAGCCGCCTATGGCGAGGAAATTGCGCAAGTCGTTGGCTGGGCCGAAGCCGTCGCCGATCAGGCGGGCATTCCGCTCGCCTTGCCCGCGCCGCTGGTGGTTCGCTGAGCACCCGCCGCTTTCGGCGATTGGCGACCGGAAGCTGACCTCCCTTCATCGTCAGCCCGGACTTGCATCGTCATCCCGGACCTGATCCGGGATGCTTTGCGGCGCCGTCGTCGTGGTTGCCGGATCAAGTCTGGGATGACGAAAATTGGAGGTGGCAGCTCTCCATCCAAAAGCCGCCGTTCAATCCGCTCCTCCTTCCGCCCATAGAAAAAGGGGCGGACATTGCTGTCCGCCCCCAATTCTTGTCGAAGCGTAAAGTACTAGAACTTCAGCTTTGCCGACACGGCGTAACGGCGACCCAGCGCGTCGTAGGTCGACGGGAAGGTGTTGCCGCTATTGTAGGTCGTCGAACCGATCGAGTTGCCGACGATCGGCGGCTTGTTGTCGAGCAGGTTCTGCACGGTTGCCGTGAACACCAGATTCTCGCTGACGTTGAAACGTGCCGTCAGGTCGAAATAGTGCTGCGCCTTGATCTTGCGGAACTGCGGATCGACAACGCAGGCGCCCGGATCGGCACCGTCGAAGTCGGGGCAGCCCTGATCGTCGAGCGCGAGCAGATTGCCGTCGCCGTCACGGTTGGCAGCATCGGCCGCAGCACGGTCAGCCTCAAGCTGCGCCGGTTCGAACGACACGGCATCCTGCCAGCGCCACAGCAGCGACACATCCACGTTGTCGAAGCCGAGCGTGAAGCGGTTCGAGAACTGGAATTCCGGCTGGATCGAACCCGTGAACGAGCAGTTCACGCTGTAGTAGCCGACGCAATCGCGGTTGAGCGAGTCCGGGCTGGCGACATTGGCGTTGAACTTCGAGTGGCGCGTCCAGTTGCCGACAAACGACCAAGCCAGATTCGCGAAACCAACATCGGCGTTGTAGTTCATCAGAAGGTCGAAACCATCCGTGTACAGGCGGCCAAGGTTGTTGGTCAGGCCGAACAGGCCCGGCGTAGTCGAAGGGTCACCGTCGAGACCGCCGGTAAGCGGGTTACGACGGATCGACGTACAAGCCGGATCGCTCGCGCTGGCTGCGGTGATGTTACCGAAGCAGGCGCCGATAATGTCGCCCGGAAGCGGTGTGCCCAAGACGTCGTTGATCTTGATGTTGTAATAATCAAGCGACATGTTGAAACGCGGTGCGAAGTCGGGCTGGAACACAACGCCGAGCGTCCAGGTATCGGCCTTTTCGGGCTGCAGGTTCAAGTTACCACCAGCGGTGATGTTGGCCTGAGCCGCCGTCGGGTTGGTGATCGAACCGATCGTCCCCGCCGGTGCACCCTGCGCAATACAGATGGCGCGCAGATTGGCGTTTGCGGTCGGAGCCGCGCCCGCACAAGGGTCGATGCCGAGGTTGGTCAGCACCGTCGAGGTCGGCGTGAAGAGTTCGCCGATGTTCGGGGCGCGAACCGCGCGGCTGTAGTTACCGCGGAACTTGACGCCTGCGCCCGGCTCCCAGCTACCGCCGGCTTTCCAGGTCCAGGTGTCGTAACCGCCAGCACCTTCGATGCTGTAATCCGAATAACGGATACCGGCTTCGACGGTCAGGCTTTCGAAGAAGGGCTTGTCCTCGATCAGCGGCGCGACGATTTCGGCATAGGCCTCATACACGTCATACGCACCGTCGATGTCGGGCGCGGCACCACCGGCACCACCGAGTTCACCCGCCGTCTTGGCAAGGAGATCGGACGACTGCTGCGCGGTGTAACGGCGATATTCGCCGCCGAGCGCGAAACCGATCGGTTGAACTGCGAGCGGCGAAGCAAAGCCGACGTCACCCGAAATGATCGCGCGAACCTGAGCGAGCGAGGTGCGGTTGGTCGACGTGCTCGATTCCGAAAGATAGTCAGCCGCTTCCGGCGTGATCGACCCTTCGGGGCCGAACAGGTTGACCGGAACGCAGGCCGCGTTGCCGCTCTGACAGGTAACACCATCATCCGACAGCGACGCTTCGCGCCAGCGCGACTGCAGCGTGTAGCCGTTGATGCTCTGGATATTCTCCGATTCGCCATAGGCGCCTTCGATGTTCCAGTCGATCGTATCGGTGATGCCGCCGCGAAGGCCGATGCGATAGTCGAAGAAGGTCGTCTGATAGTTGCTGATACGCGGACCAACTTCCGGGGTACGACGGCTCAGCGTCACCGCCGGGTTCGGGTTGTAACCTTCGCCGTCGTCGATGACGCCGTCATTGTTGGTGTCAAAAGCAACGAAGCCGCCAGCACCGATCACCTGATAACCAGCGCTACCGGGTCCGGTAGCGGCGCCGGCCGCATCGCATTCGGCCTGCGTGAAGCGCGGGGTATAGATGTCAGGGCGCGGGTTGACGTCGAATGCGCAGAACTGGTTGCGCAGCGCGTCGGGCAGGAACGGATTGTTCAGGTTGATCGGAACCGAACCACCGAACGAACCCGACGGCGCGATGATCGTCGAAACGGTCTGTTTCGAGAACATGCCGCGCGTATAAACCTCGACCGAGTCGGACACTTCATAGTTGGCCTGGCCATAAATGTTGAAGCGTTCGAACGGCGTCTGGAAGATATTAGCCGGGTTGAAGTTGTAGCTCCGATAAGGCGCCAGCGCCTGACCGGTAGCCGGGTCGATCTGGCGACCACCGCCGTTCGTGGCGCCGCCCGGGTTCGCGACGTAAATCGGGTTGCCGTCGGCATCATAGGTGCCAGTGAAGACCGATTCCGCGATCGTATTCGGAACGCCGCCGGTCAGGCCACGCGTGCCCGAAAAGCTCGACGGAGCCGACGTACCCGAACCAATGAATGTGTTCGAATAGCTGTCGAGCGTGTTGTTCGAGAACGGGCGCGCGCCCTGATAGATGGCATCCGACTGCTGATAACCGATGCTCAGCACCGCGTTGCCGCGGCCGTCGTCGAAGTTCGCACCGATGGTGGCATCGACGCGGAAGACGTTGCCATCGCCCTGTTCGGTGAGCTGCTGTGAAGCGTTAACTTCCAGACCGGCGAAATCGCGCTTGGTGATGAAGTTCACCACGCCGGTGATGGCGTCGGCACCATAGGTGGTCACGGCGGCGCCGGTCAGCGCGTCGACGCGCTCGATCAGGGCCAGCGGAATGTTGTTAAGGTCGACGCGGCCGTTGACGTCCGACGGAGCGATACGGTTGCCGTTCAACAGGACGATGTTGCGGATCGAGCCGAGGCCGCGAAGATCGACGTACGAAGCGCCGCCGTTGCCGTTGTTGACCGCCGAACCGATATTGGCGACCACGCCGGGCAGTTCACGCAGGACTTCTTCTGCGGTGTTCGACTGCTTCAGCTCGATCG contains these protein-coding regions:
- a CDS encoding aspartyl/asparaginyl beta-hydroxylase domain-containing protein, which translates into the protein MQAGDAAAAARHFAAAISGDPQSGALQRNLASAWRALGDDARELTALDAALAIDRRDLMAWIRKAERHEVRGEKGAALAAWSAAIALGAQLSPVPPPLEVLLAHGHAFVAAATDTMFAAASGAFGAIRGDLSETEARRGEAFIASSLGRRRIYRNECAGVYYPFLPADEFFDRGHFPWFAEIEAQTDAIRAELRALLDDPGEALRPYVKMDAGTPETIWSGLDNKLDWGACFLWEFGEANQPVLDRCPATAAALAAIPGARIPGRAPSAFFSMLKPHTRIPPHTGVTNTRAIVHLPLIVPPGCGFRVGGETRAWEEGKAFAFDDTIEHEAWNDSDELRAVLIFDVWNPHMTAGERDLLLRYFASADVSGYAVPC
- a CDS encoding TonB-dependent receptor domain-containing protein, coding for MKKTQYSKLRLGAAPLVLSVALVSAPAFAQDAAEEGAAQSEIVVTGSLIRNPNLEQSTPVNVTTADTIELKQSNTAEEVLRELPGVVANIGSAVNNGNGGASYVDLRGLGSIRNIVLLNGNRIAPSDVNGRVDLNNIPLALIERVDALTGAAVTTYGADAITGVVNFITKRDFAGLEVNASQQLTEQGDGNVFRVDATIGANFDDGRGNAVLSIGYQQSDAIYQGARPFSNNTLDSYSNTFIGSGTSAPSSFSGTRGLTGGVPNTIAESVFTGTYDADGNPIYVANPGGATNGGGRQIDPATGQALAPYRSYNFNPANIFQTPFERFNIYGQANYEVSDSVEVYTRGMFSKQTVSTIIAPSGSFGGSVPINLNNPFLPDALRNQFCAFDVNPRPDIYTPRFTQAECDAAGAATGPGSAGYQVIGAGGFVAFDTNNDGVIDDGEGYNPNPAVTLSRRTPEVGPRISNYQTTFFDYRIGLRGGITDTIDWNIEGAYGESENIQSINGYTLQSRWREASLSDDGVTCQSGNAACVPVNLFGPEGSITPEAADYLSESSTSTNRTSLAQVRAIISGDVGFASPLAVQPIGFALGGEYRRYTAQQSSDLLAKTAGELGGAGGAAPDIDGAYDVYEAYAEIVAPLIEDKPFFESLTVEAGIRYSDYSIEGAGGYDTWTWKAGGSWEPGAGVKFRGNYSRAVRAPNIGELFTPTSTVLTNLGIDPCAGAAPTANANLRAICIAQGAPAGTIGSITNPTAAQANITAGGNLNLQPEKADTWTLGVVFQPDFAPRFNMSLDYYNIKINDVLGTPLPGDIIGACFGNITAASASDPACTSIRRNPLTGGLDGDPSTTPGLFGLTNNLGRLYTDGFDLLMNYNADVGFANLAWSFVGNWTRHSKFNANVASPDSLNRDCVGYYSVNCSFTGSIQPEFQFSNRFTLGFDNVDVSLLWRWQDAVSFEPAQLEADRAAADAANRDGDGNLLALDDQGCPDFDGADPGACVVDPQFRKIKAQHYFDLTARFNVSENLVFTATVQNLLDNKPPIVGNSIGSTTYNSGNTFPSTYDALGRRYAVSAKLKF